A segment of the Geoglobus ahangari genome:
ATAGTGGAGGACAACGGCGTCTTCATCAGCAACTATGTCCTCATGAACCCCGTCAAGCTCGTGCAGATGTATCCCACGGCTCACCTGAACGGTAAGAACTCCCGCGCGGTTTTCAGCAGCATAATCGTCGGGCTCGAGGGGAGCAACGTGGATGTCGGCAGCAGGGCGATCCTCAACGGCGAGAACAGCAGTGCTGAGATAGTGTCGAGGACTATAAGCAGGGGTGGAAGGATAGTCGCGAGGGGACATCTTGTCGGCAACGCGCCTGAAGTCAAGGGGCACCTGGAGTGCAGGGGGCTGATGCTCTCCGACAACGGGAGCATAATCGCCGTTCCTGAGCTTGAGGCCAACTACCCCAACGTGGACCTCAGCCACGAGGCCGCGATAGGGAAGATAGCGGAGGAGGAGATATTCTACCTCATGGCGAGGGGCTTCTCGAGGGATGAGGCCACGGCGGCGATCATAAGGGGTTTCCTCGACCTCGAAATAAAGGGCATCCCGGATGTCCTGAAGGCGGAGATAGATAAGGCTATAAGCTTAGTTGAAAAGGACCTGTTATGAGGAAGTGGCTTGCAGTTTTTTTCCTCCTGATCCTTGTCATCTCGCTGTCGGGCTGCACTTTCCTCGACGGGGACAGGGAGATAAAGCAGGCCTACGAGGATGCCCTCAAGACGTTCAACGAGTTCAGAGGTACGGATCTGAACCCGCCTCTCGAGGTGGTTGACACCAAGTGGGTGGTGGAGAGGTGGGGCAGCTACCAGCCAAAGGAGGAGCTTTTCTACAAGGCCATGCTTTTGCTTCCAGCAAACTACACGTTTGAGAAGGCGAAGGAGCACGATCTGGCGAGCTTCGTGGCGTTCACTTGGGAGGGTAAGATCTACGTGGTCAGGGACAACTACGACCCAAAGACCTTCAAGAGGACGATCTACCACGAACTCGAACATTTGTATCAGGAGAGGTTCAACATAACCTCCGATGGCACGTTCGATGGTGAGAAGGCCAAGGCATCAACGATAGAGGGAGATGCGAAGCTGATCTCCAGAATCATCGCGGGTGAGAGTTACGAGAAGGAGAGGCAGAGCGAGGTGAGCGAAGAGAACGCCTACTTCCTTCTGGGCTACGCCCCCTACCTTTACGGCTTCAACCTCGCCATAGAGGTCTACAACAGAACTGGTGACACCAAGGAGATGCTTGAGAACCCTCCGGTGAGCATGGAGCAGGTCATGCACCCGGAGAAGTACTTCGCCCACGAGGGCTTCGAGCAGGTCAGCCTGAACGTTCCGGGAGACAAGAACAGGCTCGGAGAGCTCTTCCTGTTCTTCTTCCTTGCGGCACACGTGGATGACGTCATAGCGAGGGTTGCGGCGGAGGGCTGGAACGGAGATGCCTATGTTCTGAACGAGACGGGGTGGGCGTGGAAGATCGCCTTCGACAGCGAGAAGGATGCAAACGAGTTCACCTACGCCTGCATAAACATGCTCGACAAGCTCGGCGGTAAAGAGGACGGCTATTACGTGCTCGAGGGGAAGTACCTTCCGCAAAAAATAAAGGTTGTGAGGGAAGGGAATACTGTAATGCTCATTTCCCACTTTCTGGAGGTATGAAGATGTGGAGCATCCTTAAGGCATTGAGGGAGAACCCGGAGATTCTCATAGAGTCCCAGAGGAGGAGAGGGGAGGACGTTGAAGTGGTTTACAGAGCCATAGAGCTTGACAAAAGGTGGAGGGAGGAGCTTTTCAAGCTCAACCAGCTCAGGAGAGAGAGAAATCAGCTTTCCGAGATGGTGAAGAAGGCCAAGGGTGAGGAGAAGAGGAAGCTGATAGAAAAGGCCAAGGAGATCTCGGAGATGGTCAAGAAGGGGGAGGAGGAGCTCAGGAAGCTTGAGGAGGAGCTGAACTCAACCCTCCTCTCCATCCCGAACATAATTCACGAGAGCGTGCCTGTCGGTAAGGATGACAGCGAGAACGTCCCGATCAGGTTCTGGGGGAAGGCGAGGGTTTACAAGGAGCACCTCGAGTCTTTTCTGGAGCAGAGTGAGGGCAAGGCGAGTTACGAGGTAATTGACAGGCCGGTTATAGGCCACGCAGATGCCGTTGAGAAGTTCGGGTGGGCCGACATCGAGAGGGCTGCAAAGGTCGCGGGATCGAGGTTCTACTACCTGCTCGACGACCTCGTGTGGCTGGACTTTGCCTTAGCAATGTACGCACTCGATTTCCTGAAAAAGAAGGGCTTCACGATTCTCTCCCCCCCGTACATGATGAACTCGAGGGCCTATTCTGGAGTTACCGCCTTCAGCGACTTTGAGGAGGTTCTCTACAAGATAGAGGACGAGGATCTCTACCTGATCGCAACCTCCGAGCATCCAATAGCCGGAATGCACATGAACGAGACGCTTGGGGAGGATGAGCTCCCATTGCTCTATGCTGGCGTCTCCCCATGCTTCAGGAAGGAGGCAGGAGCACATGGAAAAGATACGAAGGGCATATTCAGGGTTCACCAGTTCAACAAGGTGGAGCAGTTCATCTACTGCCTGCCCGAGGAGAGCTGGGACTGGCATGAAAGACTTATAGCCAACGTGGAGGAGCTGTGGCAGGGCCTCGGCATTCCGTACAGGATCGTGAACATCTGCACGGGAGATCTGGGGATTGTCGCAGCCAAGAAGTACGACCTCGAGGCCTGGATGCCGGCTCAGGGCAGATACAGAGAGATGGTGTCGTGCTCCAACTGCACCGACTGGCAGAGCTACAGGCTGAACATAAGATATGCGGAGAAGAGGGGAATGCCGTCGAAGGGCTTCGTCCACACTCTGAACTCAACAGCAATAGCAACGACCAGAGCGATAACGGCCATAATCGAGAACTTCCAGCTCGAAGATGGCAGGGTGGAGATTCCCAGGGTGCTCAGAAGGTATTTAGAGCCGATAGAGAGCGCGCCCAAGGAGTACATCGAGCCGAGAAAGTAACATTCTTTTTTTTCTGGTAACATCTCTTTTACAAACCGCACGGCTCTGCCCCACAGAGCTTCTTCCGGGTATATATAGCATGAGCCACCAGTCTTTAACATGGAGCAGCCGGAAGAGCTCAGGGAGGTTCTCGAAAGGGTCGAGAGGAAGATCCTTGCCGCCGGAAAGATCTACTCTGCGATGAACTTCGCCTACTGGCTCGCGGTCATGAGCCTGTTCTACACGATACTCGCGTTCTTCGGCCCTTCAGGCCTCGTGTCCATCACCTACTGGATAGGGGCGATGGTGGTGGGCGTTATAGTCTCAGGAGCCCTATTCAGGAAGATAATGGTTATAGCGAGGCTGAGAGGTGAGAAGGAGTGGAGGAAGGGTGTGGGAATCGCAATAGCGGCATCGTGGATCGCCGGAGCGATAATCGGCTTTTACGCGATTCCTGCTCTGCTGACCCAGAACTTCGGCGTGGCCCTGCTCAGCTTCATAGCAGTGTCCATCTTCGGCATGTGGCTCTCGCTCGGATTCTCTGAGAGGTTCGATCTGGAAATGATCCCCGCGTTTGCGATACCTTCCCTTGGATCTCTTGCAGCACTCCAGCTTGAAGATGCAACGGTCTGGGCGGGCTTCGTGATTGCAGCGGCATTCTCGATTACGATACTGCTTTACCTCTACAGCGCGTTCAGAACAATCGGTGATTGAATGGAGCCTCTCAGCAGGCTCAGGCACGAAATCCTCGGAAATCCCGTAAGGTTAGGAGTCATGCTGTACCTCCTCTCGAGGAGGAGGGCAGCCTTCAGCGAGATCCAGAAGGTTCTCGAGCTAACACCCGGAAACCTCGACTCTCACCTCAGGGTGCTTGAAAGGGCCGGAATGGTTAAGGTGGGCAAGGTCATTGCCGACAGGCCGAGGACTGTGGTCGAGATAACTGAGAAGGGCGTGGATGAAACTCGAGATTACGTTAGAAGGCTGAAGGAGGTGTTGGAAGGGTTGTGAGCTTTTATAGGGTTTTTATTTTTTTGGGATATGTCATTTATCTAAAAGTTTTAGAAATTTATTCTTCTATAATATAATAAAAATTCTTTAAATAAATTTATCAAGTGTTATGTCGTGTTTATTCGATTTGGGTTTATTTTTTAAGATTTTTTTGGCAAGTTCGTTTGCTTTCAGTGTAACCTCTTTATTTAATATTTGCTCCTCCAATACTTCCAATTCAGATTTCCATATTTTTTCTGAAATTTGTAAAAATTCTTTATTTAGTGAATAAAAATTATATTGTCTCACATATTTATTAACTGTGCTTTTAACTTCTTTTAGATTTACGTTAAATTCTAAGAACTGTTGAAGCCAATTCTCCAAAAGTAACCTTTTATCTTTTTCGGAAAGGGGATGGTATTTGTAATCTGTATTTTGGAATATTTTGTTTAGGTGATCCCATGTTCTTGGTGAGAATGCCAATTTAATCTTCTTGTTTTTATAAGGTGCCCCTACAGCGTTAAATCCTGATTCGATTAACATTATTTCTTCAGATAATGGTGTTTGTTCACCTTTCTTGTAAGGTTTAACATTAAATCCATATATAAAGTATTTTTCGTTGTTATTTTCTAAAAAATAGCTGTTGATTGTAGGTATTATTCCTATTCTGCTTGGATCGGTTGCTCTTTGGTATGCAAAGTCCACTACTATGAATGTGGGCTCTTTGTTTTCGATTTCATATAATGAAAACAAGCTGTCAAGTCTTCTTCTTGGGTAGTATGATGGTATGGAAATAGCTATTCTGAGGTTCGGGTTTACTGTATTTTTTTCTTTCAGCAATTCTTCCACAAATTTGTTGTATATTTGCACTCGAGTGGGTTTATCTATTTCACCTTCAAATTCGAGTATTGGAACAACATAGATGTCATTTAGTTGATATAATAATAATGAATTGATATACTCCAAATCTTTTTTCTCAATTTTTTCATTCTTTTTAATTATTATTTTTAATAGAAAAATATTAATTAATTTTTTATAATCTAAAAAACGAACATTTCTATAAATAAATTTCTTCTGTTCATCAGGATCGTTGTCTATTTTTCTTAAAGTTTCTAAATCCATTCGAATATGAATTTCGTTAATTAACGAGTCAAACTCACGTAAAGAACATTCTAATGTTTTTTTGTAAGTATATCTGTCGACAGATCTTGTGAAATTTTCTATTTTTTTATCAAAAACTTCAAGTTTAGCTACTTTTAAAAAAACCGGGTCATCTACGATCTCGACTTTCTTAATACTATAACTTCTACTCATTTTTATCACTCCTGTAAATTTCTGCTCCACTATCTAGATCTATTACAATTATTCTTTCGTCTGTTGTATATGCGACTAATAGTATTCTTCTTTTTATTAAACTTCCTCCTTTAACAATCCTTATACTTCCGGGTGTCATATCTTTTTTTATCTTTTCGAATTCTAGATCTATCGTAGATGCTGGATCAAATTTTAGCCTCTTTTTATCTCTTTCAGTCAATACCAATCCTCCTGAATTATTGATTTCAGATGGACGTTATTTTTTCTTTACGTCTTCAATGTATATTTTAAAACTTTTAAACTTTCCACTTTCTAAAATCTTTTCTATCTCTTCTTTAATCAGTGAGTTTTTAGCCAACTCTGGAAAGAGCAAATATGTAAGTGTTACTAAATCTCTGTCATTTAGTTTTTTAAGCGGTGGTGTGATATCCTCCACTATCTCTTTTAATTTTTTGTAGTCATCATCTAATTTTTTTTCTAGATATTCAAGTATTTTTCTACCATATTCTGTTAAAGCATATTCTCCATTTTCAATTTTTATCATACCTGATTCAAGAAGATAATTAAGAGATTCCTCGATATCGTCTGAAAACCCACCATAGAAATACGGACCGTGTGAACTAGGCGTTTTACCTTCTTTGATAGCATTGATAATCAATCCCAATTTCTGGATTCTCGTGGCTCTGCTTTTTCCACCTTCGCTTTTTATTGTTATTAGTGTGAGTTTGTCATAATATGACATCTCTTCAGCATCCTCTTTTATGAAATCCTCGTAGTTGTTCTTTTTGGTTCTCATGTACTCATAGTTATGATAGATTGTAGAATAAATTTATTTCGAGATTTGTTAATGAGCACCATGCTAAATTGCCTTATTAGTCTCATTGCAACCCAAGCATTGGGGGGCATGTATTTTGGTTATATAATTAATTATTATGAATAATAAAGTACTGATATTATCTTCAGCTCCTAAACATGTCGCAGATTGCCGAAAATGCTATTTTAGAGGAGGCAAAAAGGAGAATCGAGGTATTCGAGAAAGCATATCTGTTGGATGAGAGTAGCCCCGCCCGGATTCGAACCGGGGTCGCGGGATCCAGAGTCCCGCAGGATTGACCACTACCCTACGGGGCTTCATGGCTCATTTTGACATTCGATTTATGAAGGTTGCGGTGCTGGACTGGCGCCTCTAACTCACGTCAGGAAACTCTACAGGCAGGTAG
Coding sequences within it:
- a CDS encoding SufB/SufD family protein, coding for MPERIPEFESEEVRKRLESVGIELDESRRSATFVQVDQDAVAAESFYEGVEVMSIKQALEKYDWLQDYFWKAVKKEQDDYTREADSPDVNGYFIRAKKGAKVQFPVEACLYLRTQGHRQRVHNIIIAEEGSELNIISGCTSHPGVAAGMHIGISEFFVKRDAKLTFTMIHSWESDIEVRPRSAAIVEDNGVFISNYVLMNPVKLVQMYPTAHLNGKNSRAVFSSIIVGLEGSNVDVGSRAILNGENSSAEIVSRTISRGGRIVARGHLVGNAPEVKGHLECRGLMLSDNGSIIAVPELEANYPNVDLSHEAAIGKIAEEEIFYLMARGFSRDEATAAIIRGFLDLEIKGIPDVLKAEIDKAISLVEKDLL
- the serS gene encoding serine--tRNA ligase, translating into MWSILKALRENPEILIESQRRRGEDVEVVYRAIELDKRWREELFKLNQLRRERNQLSEMVKKAKGEEKRKLIEKAKEISEMVKKGEEELRKLEEELNSTLLSIPNIIHESVPVGKDDSENVPIRFWGKARVYKEHLESFLEQSEGKASYEVIDRPVIGHADAVEKFGWADIERAAKVAGSRFYYLLDDLVWLDFALAMYALDFLKKKGFTILSPPYMMNSRAYSGVTAFSDFEEVLYKIEDEDLYLIATSEHPIAGMHMNETLGEDELPLLYAGVSPCFRKEAGAHGKDTKGIFRVHQFNKVEQFIYCLPEESWDWHERLIANVEELWQGLGIPYRIVNICTGDLGIVAAKKYDLEAWMPAQGRYREMVSCSNCTDWQSYRLNIRYAEKRGMPSKGFVHTLNSTAIATTRAITAIIENFQLEDGRVEIPRVLRRYLEPIESAPKEYIEPRK
- a CDS encoding transcriptional regulator, which encodes MEPLSRLRHEILGNPVRLGVMLYLLSRRRAAFSEIQKVLELTPGNLDSHLRVLERAGMVKVGKVIADRPRTVVEITEKGVDETRDYVRRLKEVLEGL
- a CDS encoding helix-turn-helix domain-containing protein, which gives rise to MRTKKNNYEDFIKEDAEEMSYYDKLTLITIKSEGGKSRATRIQKLGLIINAIKEGKTPSSHGPYFYGGFSDDIEESLNYLLESGMIKIENGEYALTEYGRKILEYLEKKLDDDYKKLKEIVEDITPPLKKLNDRDLVTLTYLLFPELAKNSLIKEEIEKILESGKFKSFKIYIEDVKKK